From the genome of Phycicoccus duodecadis:
TCCGCGGCGACGCCGACGGCGCCGGCGGCTGGAGGTGGACTCGTCGTCGCCGTCGTCGGCGGCGTCGTCCTGTCCCTTGGGGCCCGAGCCGCCCCGGCCACGGCCCTCGGCGGGTGCCTCGTCGGAGCGGGCCTCGCCGTCGTCCTGGCCCTCGCCCTTGCCGCGGCCACGGCGGCCACGGCCACCCCGGCGGCGGCGCCGCGAGCCGGGGTCGTCCGCGCCCTCGGCGTCACCGGAGTCGTCGCGCTCGTCGCGTGCCGTGGCCTCGACGTCGGTGTCGTCGGCGGCGGGGGCGGCGGCCGCGGCAGGGCCGTCGACCGCGGCCTCGCGGGCCGCGGGCGCCTCGGCGGGCTTGTCGGTGGGCGCCTGCACCGGGGCGGTGGCGCGCCGGCGGCGCGGCACCACGGTGGTCTCGGGCGCCTGGAAGAGCAGTCCGAAGCCGACGGCCGGCGGGGTCGCGGCCGGCTCGGCAGCCTCCTCGTCCTCGTCCTCGGCCACGGGCTCGGGCTCGACCACGGGGTCGGCGAGCGCCTCGGCGGCGGGCTCGGCCACGGCGGCCTTGGCCCGGCGGCTGCCCCGCTTGCGGGGCGTGGTGGGAGCGTCGGCCTCGGCGGCGGGCGTGTCGGTGGACGGCGCGTCGGTGGACGGCGCGTCGGCGAGCACCGGGGCGTCGGCACCGTCGGGAGCCTCGACGGGCAGCGTGTCGGCCGCCTTGCCCTTGGCCTTGCCGGGGGCCTTCTTGGCGGCCTTGCGGGCGGTCTTCTTCGCGGGCTTCTCGGCGGCCGCCTCGGTCGCGGCCTCGACCGGGGCGTCGGCACCCGGAGCGTCGGTGGGGGCCGGCGCGGGCGCGGAGGCCTTGGTGGTGGCCCGCTTGCGTGCCGCCCGCTTGCGCGGGGCGGGGCCGGCGTCACCGTCGGTGGCGGGGGCGGCGTCCACCGGGAGCGCGCCGGAGGCGGGTGCTTCGGGGGTCGTCGTGTCGTGGTCGGATGCCATGTGCGGGCCTTTCGTCGCCCGTGGCCGACGCCCACACCGGGTCCGCCGGGGCGGATCCACGCCGACCGCGGTGTGCGATCGCATCGTGTGGAGGAACCCACACGGAAGTCTGCTGCTTGCCCCGGGTCGGTTCGCGCGGGCGGCGCGTCACCTACCGGGACCGGCGGCCTCCCTGTCGGTGGCCAGTGGATCGGCCACCCCGTCGTCCGCTTCGAGCAGCGGGCCCTGTGCGAGCCGGGTCACCAACGGTGGGACCGGCGCCGCGAACCCGGTGACTGCCCGGAGAGCGGTCAGGATGTCGTCGGGGCGTACGGACGGTGTGGTGTGCCGTACGACCATCCGCAGTATCGCACACCCGGCCTCGTCGACCCCGCTCACCTGCATCCTCAGCACCGCCTCGCGCGTGTCGAACGTGCGCGGGCCGTTCTTGAAGGTGCGTGTCGTCTCGGCGCGATCGGTGGCCAGGTAGGCGGCCACGGCGGCCCGGACCTCGTCGGGGTCGGCGCCCCGCACGACCAGGTGCCAGTCGCTGGCCTCGAGCCGGTCGGCGAGCGCCCCCGGGCCGGCCTCGACCACGTCGACGATGTCGAGACCCTCCGGCAGGGCCTCGTCGAGCGCCTCGCGCACGGCGGCGGGGTCGACCCGCTCGGTGACCCGCACCTCGAAGTACTCGGCCTCGCTGGCGGTACCGGTGGGGGCCGCGTTGGCGTAGGAGATCAGCGGGTGCGGGTGGAAGCCGGCCGAGAAGGCCATCGGCACGCCGGCGCGGCGCAGGGCCCGCTCGAGCGCCCGGGAGAAGTCCCGCGTCGAGGAGAACCGCAGCCGCCCACGCTTGGCGTAGCGGATGCGCAGCTTCTGCACGGCCGGGGGCGGTGGGGGTCCCTCGGGGGTGCGCTGGGGGGCCATCCGGCCAGCGTAGGAGCGGCCCCCGCCCCGAGGCGAATCGGGCACCGGATGCACGGATCGAGGCGTGCTTCCCGGCGATCGGCACGGATCCGTGGTTCCTCCGCCGCATCCGCCACGGATCACGGGGCGACCCGACTTCCGGCCGCACCCCCGGGATCATTATCGTTCGAGCATGACCGACACCGACCGCGCCCGCCTCGCCCGGCTCCTGTCCGCCGAGCAGGAGACGTACAGCGCCGAGCACCCCCGCAGCCGCGAGCTGTTCGAGGCCGGGACCAACCTGTTCGGGCGCGTCCCCATGACGTGGATGAACAAGTGGAGCGGCGGCTTCCCGCTCTACCTCGACCACGCGCGCGGCAACCGCATCACCGACGTCGACGGCCACACCTACGTCGACTTCGCCCTCGGCGACACCGGCGCCATGGCCGGGCACTCCCCCGCCCCGACGACCGCGGCCGTGGCCCGGCGGATGGGCGAGCTGGGCGGCATCACCACCATGCTGCCCAGCGCAGACGCCCAGTGGGTCGGCGCCGAGCTGACCCGGCGGTTCGGGATGCCGCTCTGGAGCTTCACGCTGTCGGCGACCGATGCCAACCGGTGGGCGGTACGGCTGGCGCGGCTCGCGACGGGCCGCTCGAAGATCCTCGTCTTCGCGTACAGCTACCACGGCTCGGTCGACGAGACCTTCGCGATCACCGGCCCCGACGGCACCACCGTCTCGCGCCCGGGCAACGTCGCGCCGCCGGTGCCGCTCGACGTCACCACCCGCGCCGCCACCTGGAACGACCTCGCCTCGGTCGAGCGCCAGCTCGCGCACGGCGACGTCGCGGCCATCCTCACCGAGCCCGCGATGACCAACATCGGCATCGTCCTGCCCGAGCCCGGCTTCCTCGAGGGCCTGCGCGAGCTCGCCACCCGCTACGGCGCGCTGCTGATGATCGACGAGACCCACACCTTCTCGGCCGGCTGGGGCGGGGCGACCCGCGAGTGGGGCCTCGAGCCCGACCTCTTCGTCATCGGCAAGTCCATCGGCGGCGGCATCCCGTGCGGTGCGTACGGCATCTCCGAGGCCGTGGCGGCGGCCGTGACGGGCCACACCGACACCGGCGAGGCCGACATCATCGACGTCGGCGGGGTCGGCGGCACCCTGGCCGGCAACGCCCTCTCCACGGCCGCGATGCGCGCGACCCTCGACGAGGTCCTCACGGAGGACGCCTTCGCCCACATGACCGCCCTCGCCACCGCGTTCACCGAGGGGGTGCAGGGCGTGCTCGACGAGTACGACGTGCCGTGGTCGGTGAGCCGCCTCGGGGCGCGCTCGGAGTACCGCTTCGCGCGCCCGGCGCCCCGCAGCGGCGAGGAGTCGGCCGCGGCCCACGACGACGACCTCGACGCCTACCTGCACCTCGCCATGTGCAACCGCGGCATCCTCATGACGCCGTTCCACAACATGGCGCTGATGTGCCCCGACACCACCCGCGACGACGTCGACCGGCACACCGCGGTCTTCCGCGAGGTCGTGGCCGCGCTCTACGACTGAGCCGGCCGGCCCGGGGCGCCGGGCCGTGTCAGTGGGTGTGACCGGCGGCGGCCTCGGCCATCTGGGCGCGTCCGGCGCCGAGGACGGTCAGCGGCAGCAGGGTCTTGCCCGTGGGCCCGATCTCGATCTCGGTGCCCATCTGCGGGCAGACGCCGCAGTCGAAGCACGGGGTCCAGCGGCAGTCGTCGACCTCGGTCTCGTCGAGGGCGTCCAGCCAGTCCTGCCAGAGCCACTCCTTGTCGAGCCCGGAGTCGACGTGGTCCCAGGGCAGGACCTCGGCCTCCTCGCGCTCACGGGTGGTGTACCAGGCCACGTCGACGCCCTGCGGCGTCAGCTCGCGCTCGGCGGCGGCCATCCACCGCTCGTAGGAGAAGTGCTCGCTCCAGCCGTCGAAGCGGCCACCGTCGCGCCACACCGCCTCGATGACGCGCCCGACGCGGCGGTCGCCGCGCGAGAGCAGCCCCTCGACGATGCCGGGCTTGCCGTCGTGGTAGCGGAAGCCGATGGCACTCGCGTAGCGGCGGTCGGCACGGATGGCCTCGCGCAGCTTGGCCAGGCGGGCGTCGGTCTCCTCGGCCCCGAGCTGCGCGGCCCACTGGAACGGGGTGTGCGGCTTGGGGACGAACCCGCCGATCGAGACCGTGCAGCGGATGTCGCGGCGGCCGCTGACCTCGCGGCCCGTCTCGATGACGCGCTTCGCGAGCTCGGCGATCTGGAGGACGTCCTCGTCGGTCTCGGTGGGGAGCCCGCACATGAAGTAGAGCTTCACCTGCCGCCACCCCGCGCCGTACGCGGCCGCGACGGTGCGGATGAGGTCCTCCTCGCTGACCATCTTGTTGATGACCTTGCGGATGCGTTCGGACCCGCCCTCGGGCGCGAAGGTGAGCCCCGAGCGGCGTCCGTTGCGGGTGAGCTCGTTGGCGAGGTCGATGTTGAAGGCGTCGACGCGCGTGGACGGCAGCGACAGACCGGTGTTGGTGCCCTCGTAGCGGTCGGCCAGGCCCTTGGTGACCGCGGCGATCTCGGAGTGGTCGGCGCTCGAGAGCGAGAGCAGGCCCACCTCCTCGAAGCCGGTGGCGGCCAGGCCGCGCTCGACCATCTCGCCGATGCCGGTGATGGAGCGCTCGCGCACCGGGCGGGTGATCATCCCCGCCTGGCAGAACCGGCAGCCCCGCGTGCAGCCGCGGAAGATCTCGACCGACATCCGCTCGTGCACCGACTCGGCCAGCGGCACCAGCGGCTGCTTGGGGTAGGGCCACGCGTCGAGGTCCATGACGGTGTGCTTCGAGACCCGCCACGGCACGCCGGGGGCGTTGGGGGCGACGCGCTGGATGCGGCCGTCGGGCAGGTAGGTGACGTCGAAGAAGGCCGGCACGTAGACGCCGCCGGTGCGCGCCAGGCGCAGCAGGAGCTCGTGGCGACCGCCCGGGCGGCCCTCGCGCTTCCACGCCCCGACGATGTCGGTGATGGCGAGCACGGCCTCCTCGCCGTCACCCACCACCGCGCAGTCGACGAAGTCGGCGATGGTCTCGGGGTTGAAGGCCGCGTGGCCGCCGGCGACGACCAGCGGGTGGCTCTCGTCGCGGTCGGCCGCGTGCAGCGGGATGCCCGCGAGGTCGAGCGCGGTGAGCATGTTGGTGTAGCCGAGCTCGGTGGAGAACGACATCCCGAGCAGATCGAAGTCGCCGACCGCGCGGTGGGCGTCGACGGTGAACTGCGGGACGGCGTGCTCGCGCATCAGCGCCTCGAGGTCGGGCCACACCGCGTAGGTGCGCTCCGCCAGGGCGTCGGGCCGCTCGTTGAGGACTTCGTACAGGATCATGACGCCCTGGTTCGGCACGCCGACCTCGTAGGCGTCGGGGTACATCAGGGCCCAGCGCACGGTGGCGTCGCCCCCGACGTCCCAGGGCTTGACCGTGGAGTTGAGCTCGCCGCCCACGTACTGGATGGGCTTGCTCACCTGCTCGAGCAGCGGCTCGAGGGCGGGGAAGACGGACTCACCGGACATCCCCCCAGGGTAGGTGGGGTGTCCACCTCCCCCAAACCGGTCGGCCGGCCCTGTCGAGCCCCGGTCGAGGCTCGCCCCGGGCGGTCGCCCCGACGCCGCGCCCGTGCGAGGCTCGTCCCATGAGCGCGGAGCAGCAGGTCGACCTCGTCGTCATCGGGCTGGGGCCGGGGGGTGAGCACCTCGCCACCGAGGCCGCCCGGGCCGGGATGCGGGTCGTCGGCGTCGACGAGCGCCTGGTCGGCGGCGAGTGCCCGTACTACGGCTGCATCCCCAGCAAGATGATGATCCGCGCCGCCAACCCGCTCGCGGAGGCCCACCGCGTGGCCGCCTTGGCGGGCTCGGCGACGACCGCCCCCGACTTCTCGGTGGTCGCCCGCCGCATCCGCGAGGAGGCCACCGACGACTGGGACGACACGGTCGCGGTCGAGCGCCTCGAGAAGGCCGGCGTGGTGTTCGTGCGCGGCCACGGGCGGCTGGCCGGCGACGGCGTGGTCGAGGTCGGGGGCACCCGCTACGTCGCGTCGGTCGGCGTCGTGCTCAACACCGGCACCGCACCGGCCACTCCCCCGGTCGACGGCCTGGCCGACACCCCCTTCTGGACCAACCGCGAGGCGCTGCGAGCCACCGAGGCGCCCCGCTCGCTGGTCGTCATGGGCGGCGGCGCCATCGGGGCCGAGCTCGCGCAGGCGTTCTCGCGGTTCGGTACCCGCGTCAGCCTGGTCGAGGCCGCGCCGCGCATCCTGGCCCTCGAGGAGCCCGAGGCCTCCGTGGTCGTCGCGAAGGCCTTCGCCGGCGAGGGCATCCAGGTGCTGGCCGGTGCGAAGGTCGGCCGGGTCGCGCACGCCGACGGCCGGTTCGCCGTCACGGTGACCGACGGTGACGGCACCGCGCTCGAGCTGGGCGCCGACCGCCTGCTGGTGGCCGCGGGGCGCCGCCCCAACCTGGCCGACGTCGGGCTCGACACCGTGGGCCTCGACCCTGCCGCCCGCTCCGTCGACGTCGACGAGCGGATGCGCGCCGGCGAACGGCTCTGGGCCATCGGCGACATCACGGGCAAGGGCGCCTTCACGCACCTGTCGATGTACCAGGCCGGCATCGCGCTGCGCGACCTCACCGGCGCCGACGGGCCGTGGGCGAGCTACCACGCCGTGCCGCGCGTCACCTACACCGACCCGGAGGTGGGCGCGGTGGGGATGACCGAGCAGCAGGCCCGCGACGCCGGGGTCGATGTGCGCACCGGCTCGACCGCGCTCGGGACGAGCTCGCGGGGGTGGATCCACGGGCCGGGCGGCGAGGGTGTCGTCAAGCTCGTCGAGGACCGTGCGGCCGGCCACCTGGTCGGCGCCACCTCGGTGGGGCCCACCGGCGGCGAGGTCCTGTCGATGCTGGCCACGGCCGTGCACGCGAAGGTCCCGACGGCGGTGCTGCGCGAGCAGGTGCTCGCCTACCCGACCTTCCACCGCGCCGTCGGGACCGCGCTGGCCGACCTCGACGCCTGAGCGGCACGGCGCGGATCCTCACGCGTGACGCGGAACCTCGCGCACGTCGGGGATGCATCCGCGTCCGGGCGTACCATCCGCGTCCGGACGTACCATCCGCGCCGACGGTGACCCGCCCGACGCCCGGCTCGGTCGCTCAGCCGGTGTAGTGCGCGTCCAGCAGGCCCTGGTAGCGGTCGGCCACGACCTTGCGCTTGAGCTTCAGGCTGGGGGTCAGCTCACCGTCCTCGACCGAGAGGTCGTGCTCGAGGATGGTGAACTTCTTGATGGTCTCCCAGCGGTTCAGCCCGGCGTTCAGCTCGTCGACGTAGCCCTGCACCATCGCGTGGGCCTCGGGCGAGGTCACGACCTCGGCGTAGGGGCGGCCCGCCATCCCGTGCTGGGCCGCCCACGCGGCCATGGCGTCGGCGTCGAGGGTCACCAGGGCCGACACGAAGTTGCGGTCGGCACCGTGCACGACGAGCTGGCTGGCGTACGGGCACAGGCCCTTGAACCGCGACTCGATGACCGAGGGCGCGACGTACTTGCCGCCGCTGGTCTTGAACAGGTCCTTCTTGCGGTCGGTGATCGACAGGAAGCCGCGCTCGTCGAGCTCCCCGATGTCGCCGGTGTGCAGCCAGCCGTCGGCGTCGATGGTCTCGGCCGTCGCCTCGGGGTTGTTGTGGTAGCCCTCCATGTTGCCCGGGCCCCGCAGCAGGATCTCGCCGTCGCCGGCGATGCGGACCTCGATGCCGGGCAGCGGCCACCCGACGGTGCCGTAGCGGTAGGCCTTGGTGCGGTTGACGAACGAGGCGGCGCTGGTCTCGGTCAGCCCGTAGCCCTCGGCGATGAGCATCCCCATGCCGTCGAACCAGCGGGCGATGTCCTGGTTCAGGGCCGCCGAGCCCGAGATGAAGAAGCGGATGTTGCCTCCGAAGCGCTGGCGGATCTTGGCGGCGACCAGCCGGTCGAGGACGGCGTACTTCAGCGCCAGCATCCCCGAGGGGTCGCGGCCCTGCTCGCGCAGCTCGCTGACCTGCCGGCCGGTGTCGCTCGCGGCGCGGAAGAGCCTGGCCTTGAGGCCGCCCTCGGCCTCCATCATCATCTGGATGCGCGCGTAGGCCTTCTCGAAGATGCGCGGCGCGGCGCCCATGAAGGTGGGCTTCACCACGGCCAGGTTGTCGACGATCCTGTCGATGCGGCCGTCGATGGCGGTGGCGAACCCGATCTGCAGCGGCAGGGTCAGCAGGTTCTTGCCGAAGACGTGCGCCAGCGGCAGCCACAGGTACTGCACGTCGTCCTCGGACAGGATGTCGATCGCCTCGACGGCCGCGCTCTCGTAGGTCCAGCAGCGGTGCGGCAGACGCACGCCCTTGGGCCGGCCGGTGGTGCCCGAGGTGTAGATGATGGTGGCCAGCTGGTCGGGCCGGGTGGCGTCGATGCGCGCGTCGACCGCACCGGGGTCGCCCGCCAGGTACTCGCGCCCGAGGGCGCGCAGCTCGTCGAGGGTGAGGGTCCAGTCGTCGGCGTCCGGGACGCCGGTCATCAGCACGACCCGCCCGAGACCCGGGGTGCGCGTGCGCACCGAGCGCAGCTTCTCGAGCTGCTCGGCGTCCTCGGCGAAGACGACCTTGGTGGCCGAGTCGCCGAGGATGAACGCCACGTCGTCCGCGATGGTCGTGGGGTAGATGGTGGTCGTCGCGGCACCGGCGACCATGATGGCCAGATCCGCGACGGCCCACTCGTAGCGGGTCCCCGAGGCGATGGCCACCCGGTCCTCGGGCTCGACCCCGAGCGCGATGATGCCGGCGCCCAGCTCGCGCACCACGGTGTCGAGCTCGCTCCA
Proteins encoded in this window:
- a CDS encoding AMP-dependent synthetase/ligase codes for the protein MLRATPQIHSPADEPIDQSVLDGRAASVGHLFRDRVAASAGRPAFLHAVASASGEDWVTVTWSELDTVVRELGAGIIALGVEPEDRVAIASGTRYEWAVADLAIMVAGAATTTIYPTTIADDVAFILGDSATKVVFAEDAEQLEKLRSVRTRTPGLGRVVLMTGVPDADDWTLTLDELRALGREYLAGDPGAVDARIDATRPDQLATIIYTSGTTGRPKGVRLPHRCWTYESAAVEAIDILSEDDVQYLWLPLAHVFGKNLLTLPLQIGFATAIDGRIDRIVDNLAVVKPTFMGAAPRIFEKAYARIQMMMEAEGGLKARLFRAASDTGRQVSELREQGRDPSGMLALKYAVLDRLVAAKIRQRFGGNIRFFISGSAALNQDIARWFDGMGMLIAEGYGLTETSAASFVNRTKAYRYGTVGWPLPGIEVRIAGDGEILLRGPGNMEGYHNNPEATAETIDADGWLHTGDIGELDERGFLSITDRKKDLFKTSGGKYVAPSVIESRFKGLCPYASQLVVHGADRNFVSALVTLDADAMAAWAAQHGMAGRPYAEVVTSPEAHAMVQGYVDELNAGLNRWETIKKFTILEHDLSVEDGELTPSLKLKRKVVADRYQGLLDAHYTG
- a CDS encoding TIGR03960 family B12-binding radical SAM protein, producing MSGESVFPALEPLLEQVSKPIQYVGGELNSTVKPWDVGGDATVRWALMYPDAYEVGVPNQGVMILYEVLNERPDALAERTYAVWPDLEALMREHAVPQFTVDAHRAVGDFDLLGMSFSTELGYTNMLTALDLAGIPLHAADRDESHPLVVAGGHAAFNPETIADFVDCAVVGDGEEAVLAITDIVGAWKREGRPGGRHELLLRLARTGGVYVPAFFDVTYLPDGRIQRVAPNAPGVPWRVSKHTVMDLDAWPYPKQPLVPLAESVHERMSVEIFRGCTRGCRFCQAGMITRPVRERSITGIGEMVERGLAATGFEEVGLLSLSSADHSEIAAVTKGLADRYEGTNTGLSLPSTRVDAFNIDLANELTRNGRRSGLTFAPEGGSERIRKVINKMVSEEDLIRTVAAAYGAGWRQVKLYFMCGLPTETDEDVLQIAELAKRVIETGREVSGRRDIRCTVSIGGFVPKPHTPFQWAAQLGAEETDARLAKLREAIRADRRYASAIGFRYHDGKPGIVEGLLSRGDRRVGRVIEAVWRDGGRFDGWSEHFSYERWMAAAERELTPQGVDVAWYTTREREEAEVLPWDHVDSGLDKEWLWQDWLDALDETEVDDCRWTPCFDCGVCPQMGTEIEIGPTGKTLLPLTVLGAGRAQMAEAAAGHTH
- a CDS encoding dihydrolipoyl dehydrogenase family protein, producing the protein MSAEQQVDLVVIGLGPGGEHLATEAARAGMRVVGVDERLVGGECPYYGCIPSKMMIRAANPLAEAHRVAALAGSATTAPDFSVVARRIREEATDDWDDTVAVERLEKAGVVFVRGHGRLAGDGVVEVGGTRYVASVGVVLNTGTAPATPPVDGLADTPFWTNREALRATEAPRSLVVMGGGAIGAELAQAFSRFGTRVSLVEAAPRILALEEPEASVVVAKAFAGEGIQVLAGAKVGRVAHADGRFAVTVTDGDGTALELGADRLLVAAGRRPNLADVGLDTVGLDPAARSVDVDERMRAGERLWAIGDITGKGAFTHLSMYQAGIALRDLTGADGPWASYHAVPRVTYTDPEVGAVGMTEQQARDAGVDVRTGSTALGTSSRGWIHGPGGEGVVKLVEDRAAGHLVGATSVGPTGGEVLSMLATAVHAKVPTAVLREQVLAYPTFHRAVGTALADLDA
- a CDS encoding TIGR03936 family radical SAM-associated protein — protein: MAPQRTPEGPPPPPAVQKLRIRYAKRGRLRFSSTRDFSRALERALRRAGVPMAFSAGFHPHPLISYANAAPTGTASEAEYFEVRVTERVDPAAVREALDEALPEGLDIVDVVEAGPGALADRLEASDWHLVVRGADPDEVRAAVAAYLATDRAETTRTFKNGPRTFDTREAVLRMQVSGVDEAGCAILRMVVRHTTPSVRPDDILTALRAVTGFAAPVPPLVTRLAQGPLLEADDGVADPLATDREAAGPGR
- a CDS encoding transaminase, coding for MTDTDRARLARLLSAEQETYSAEHPRSRELFEAGTNLFGRVPMTWMNKWSGGFPLYLDHARGNRITDVDGHTYVDFALGDTGAMAGHSPAPTTAAVARRMGELGGITTMLPSADAQWVGAELTRRFGMPLWSFTLSATDANRWAVRLARLATGRSKILVFAYSYHGSVDETFAITGPDGTTVSRPGNVAPPVPLDVTTRAATWNDLASVERQLAHGDVAAILTEPAMTNIGIVLPEPGFLEGLRELATRYGALLMIDETHTFSAGWGGATREWGLEPDLFVIGKSIGGGIPCGAYGISEAVAAAVTGHTDTGEADIIDVGGVGGTLAGNALSTAAMRATLDEVLTEDAFAHMTALATAFTEGVQGVLDEYDVPWSVSRLGARSEYRFARPAPRSGEESAAAHDDDLDAYLHLAMCNRGILMTPFHNMALMCPDTTRDDVDRHTAVFREVVAALYD